From the genome of Pleuronectes platessa chromosome 19, fPlePla1.1, whole genome shotgun sequence:
GTTCTTTTATTTCTCCCTCTAAAGAATCATCGCTCATGACAACCGCGCGCTGAATGAGAGATGTGTCATCCTCCCTCTTGTGTTGTTTGGCAGCTATTGTTTCGGTCATGCTAAAAACTCGTCCTCTCTCATAAACCCACACACAGTTAGACACAGGCCCTGCACGCAGAATTAAAAAACCTGTTCCCACTCAGGCCAGAGAGGAACTGACGCAACTCGCGAGGCCATTGAGTGTTGTCAGGAAACAGGAGCCGTGATGAGAGCAAGGCCGCAGCGTGTGTCACAATCACCTGCTCGGAAAATACAGTGTGTGGTAGACGTTAGCCTCCGGTTGTTTGTCAATTTAGTCATAATCAGCACTTTATAGATCAGTTTAGCTTACATCCTGCATTAAGGCTCTATTTTTACATATTAGTGTCTCTTGCTCGTGCTCAGGAAAAGATTATTTCCAAACCAAGCCCATCATAACATCAGCAGAACGACAGAACTACGGAGCAAATTAATCTTAACCCTCCTTTCAGACGTGCAGCAGTGGGAAGGGAGGACGCTGCAGGTTGAGTATGATTGACTCAGTCCCAAGCAATCCATGTATTTTTGAaatatacatcagtgtgataagaactaccgtaaaaaaacattaacataatttaACGTAGCcaatactttgactttttagttggTCCATGCCCTATCCACTAACTTGGAGGATATAGggtttatatagatatatactgcagccagccactagggggtgagacactttggcttcacctttggggAACTGTTATGTCGTCCATATTAACAGTTCATGGTTTCAATATGTGCTTCACATGACCACACCTTTTATGTTATAAGAAACACATAGGAAATGTTTCTAACACTGTGTCAAGGAAAATGGTAAAGATAAGAAATAATAGTTTTGACAAATTGTTTACTGCCCCCTTGACCCAGAACCTACTTACCAAGCGTGACTAAAAATAATTTCATTATAGAAAACTAACATCTCAAAGCCTGTGTTCTGTCGTTACTAAGTTTAGCAAGTCCTCCATGTTTTTTATCTCATTTGTATTCCATGTTAAATGCCATTGAAATTCAGCAAAACTAGAAAATGTTGGTATAGTGGCCAACACTATCACCACGCAGTTCAAATCCCGGTTTGCCAAAGggactttctgtgtggagtttacatgttctctctgtgtctgggCCTcatcccacagtccaaacacatgcagattatgGTCAGGAGACtaggagactctaaattgtctgtgtctgtgtgaatgtgagtatgAACGAGTGTACGTTGGCCCTGCAATACGTTAGTGACCGCCTCTTGTctgatgtcagctgggattggctccatcaCCCCCATGATAGATGATGGAAggataaaatatttaattatcagTGCAGAAATTTGTATTTGATATGAactatattttccttttttcacagGAGGATCGAACCGAAGGAATCAGTTATCAAGTCGGACTCACTGAAAAAGGGAGACAAGCACAGAGGCACCTTGCTGACCGTTACCACTTCTGCTGCTCGGGTGGGAGgactgtttgaaaaccagaaagAAGAAACACCCTTCCCTCCCACCTTTGAGGAATTCAGGAGTCTTGGAGCTCATTCCAACAGCTCTCTGGAGCACTATAGGAAACCTCCCAGGAGAagacctccctccctcttatCAACGAGCCACTGGGAGGGGTCAAACAGGGTCGCCTGACCAAACTGGACCAAGAGCAAGGAGAACGAGGTTGTTCTCATTttcagagaaacacactcacagcgAAACACAAGGAAGTTCAGTGAGTGTTTTAAGTGAGACACATGTAAAGGCAAGAGTTTCCCTTAGCAGGCCACAGGATCTAGTTAGAGACAACAGACTTCTTGGACTTATCTGAACTGCCAGTATACActccctcaccccctccccctctctgtgaACACAGAAACCCACCACCctgtactgtatgtatataAGAGCATCTGTGTGCATATGAGATTATTTATTGATGTCCACCGAGTCAGAACATATCTTTGTGCTGAAGTTCTAactgtccgtgtgtgtgaatCATTGTTTCTGTAACTAGTGGTTACTGGTCAGAGACAGCACAAGAAACTATCTTAAAGTCGCCAACACTGGTTCGGTTCTGTAAACCGGATAGTTAAATCCTCCACATATAAGCTGTGACAGTGTGAGAGCTGCAGGTTGTGCTGCTCTGGCGGAGCTCCACTATCTGTCTTCCCCTCATAAAGACTCAGGCTGACAGGGGCGTACACCAGGGGGGGTTTCTGAGGGAAAACATGGAGGAATCCATCCGTCCCCATGTCCCCTCAAATGGCTGACTTCAGACCAGGAGCCCAATCCGTTTCCCCCTGTGCAGAACCAGGCAGGGGCGTCAAGCGCTGATCTCTCTCTCACGACCACCTCCACGCACGTGTGAATGTCCTGCCTCAGGCGTCAGACCGTCACCATCCCTATGGACACCGTCAAGATCATCCAGTCGGAGAAGTTCCCCAGAGAGTGCCCCGTGCCCGTCACGCAGCCCCGCTATGCCCCGCCCCCCAGAGTGGCGTGGGACGGCGGAGGCGAGGGCCAGATAATCGTCAACCAGGCCTGCAGCGACCTGACCCTGGACATAGCAGTGTCTCCCAGGCCAATGGTGTCCACCCCGGCCCCCGTGACGCGCAGGGAGCAGAGCTTCCTGGCGCAGCGCAAAACCAGTGCCAACGAAATCTGCTACCACCAGTTCCAGTACAAGATGGAGGACGTCATAGTCAACCAGTACGTGCTACGCTCCTCCTCAACCTCctcttccacttcctcctcGTCCACCTGCTCGGGACCCGTCATGCCCTGCGAGCCCCTTGACTGCCCCACCTGCGGCCACACCTACAACTTCACCGGCAAGCGGCCGCGCATCCTCTCCTGCCTGCACTCGGTGTGCGAGGAGTGCCTGCAGATCCTCTACGAGTCCTGTCCCAAGTACAAGTTCATCTCTTGCCCCACTTGCCGGCGCGAGACGGTGCTTTTCACTGACTATGGCCTGGCTGCTCTGGCCATCAACACCAGCATCCTGAGCCGCTTGCCCTCTGACCCCAACGGGCCCGTGCAGTGGGGCGGGGAAGCCGACCGCAGCTGCTACCAGACTGTGCGCCAATACTGCCAGTCAGCCTGCACCTGCCAGATCGCCAACCCCTTGGCCTCCTGCGGCATCATGTAGGCAAGGGGGGGCACTGCAGGTATGACTCGACGTGGGCCCCCCAACACCACTCTTATCGTCTATAAGCTCGACCCTTTCTGCCAATTCcttccccctcacacacacatacagtaaataaaTCCCTCCACAGATGTTATCTCTATATATTTAATAGCACAGATTGATGCTATGTGGGACTAATGGATGCTGGTGGTTCGATAAATagtaaatacatgtattttatgTATGGACTGGAATCCTATTCGCCCTCTCTTGTTTGGTTGGACGTGTTTGTCATTGACATCTCTTTACATGGGAATGCCAGGGGAGGTCTGTCCCCCCCCAACCTCGgtgaataaagattaaataatgataaaaggAAACGCTGtgtggcctggacttgttataCGTCAAACGAGAGATTGCAGCTGAAGATTAAAGCCTCTTCGTCCTCTTATTTATTAGCAGTAGTATTTTGTGACTTAAATATTTGTCTGGGGAAAGTTCATGGATTGAATAATGATCATAGGATATATTTTCTACTGGATACTGTCCAAAGTTTTTTTTAGGGTTTGTGAAAACTCATTGAAATGCATTAAAACACATCCAAATATATTCAATTTACAAAAAGTTTATTCTGAATTGGTTTAAATGCcacacaaattaacattttcatgttttctgttaAACATGAAGGGGTTATTACATGTTATAAACCCACATGTTTACCTGCACACAAAAGCAGCTAAACATCTTTTCATTTCTCGCTAACTTTTTTCCAAACCGGAACCAATTAATTGATCCAATAATTTAACAGCAACACCGAACGAGGAcgcaaataaagacatttttcaaacaaaaataaaatttattaTACAATGAAATTTATATTTATGGATTATTAACATCTTATGTACAGGACggaaaaaatatacatttattttattctgagttgcacaaaataaaaaaatttcagaGTAAAAATGAAAGCAGGTATACAGCGTAAATGCATGGTGGGCAATAAATTAACATGGCAGATTGCTACATCACATGggccaaacaggaagtaggtGAAATCAGTGATCCGAGCATCTGGGTCCACTGCAGAACCAGAACCAAAAGGTCCAAACATCACGGCTGACTCTGTGTTTCGTTAAATACAGGCGaaggcttcctcctcctcctgaacaACATGCTGAGCCGTCTTCGGGTCGAGTTTTTCTCAGATGACTGCATCTGCTGGCTGTGGAGATAAAAAATTAATCAGACGTAGCTGAGGAAAAGCAATGTGGAAAacatgaggaggggggggggggggggggggggggctgtgtttcATGAGGAAAGGACAAACTGTTCAAGAGGAACAAATCCAGGGACTGAAAATGAACTCCCACCAGCGGCTCTGCCATCACTGTGGGCCTCTGCCATCACTGTGGGCCTCTGCCATCACTGTGGGCCTCTGCCATGCTTGAGCAGCACATACGCTTCCCCAGAGCAGCTTGCATCACATGAGATGAATAGCACTGCTTCCTCAGAGGAGGTTATAAATGCTTAATTAATATTTTACCCCTTCATTTCTCTCAGAAAAGGCTCCTCTCTTCTGAAAGATGAGAATTTGGTCCTCCAGTTCTTGTTAGTTCTATTGCTCTCCTCTTCTGTAGACCCCTGAAAAGACATATTGAAATATTTGTCAagcatttgtaaaaaaataacatatttctGTGAAATaatatctgtatttgtttgattGTATTCATTACAGagattaaatattatattttgcaTTAGAGTGTATGTTACCTCCTGTGGATGCTCTTCCTCTAtcctctcctgcaggacatctgTGCTCAGATGCTGCCCCCTGCAGTCTGATTTTATCTGTCCTGcaccgaacacacacatgcacaacatatTACACAGCATTCTACTCTTCTCTCTTAATACAAGGGGTCCATTTCTAGAAATATattgaatatataaaaaatagcaGGTAGAGCATGACTTACTTAAATGCAGCGTGGTAAGCATTGTGTCTGAAGCAGATCTCTGTCGAAAATGTCCATAAGAGTTCCTCTTAACCTGCTGGGCTTCACTGGAACTGGGTTCTTCGTTTTCTGCATGTCCGTCCTCCTCAGCAGCTTCACAGTCAGGTTGACAGCTGTCAGGAGCCTGAAAGACAATGTCTTCATggtttaattcaattcaacCCTCCAGCGGCAAGAAGACATCTCGTTCTCCACCAGCTCAACAAGCCTGTGTCATGTTCACGAACCAAGCACCGCGTGATGACTGTGACAGCTTCTTAATTGTCTTGCAAAGATGCCATACACAAAAGTCTTCACCTGCACGTCTTTAAGTTCCCGCAGGGCGTCCATCTCCATCCGCAATGCTCGATTCTGAATCTTCTGTCTGGCGATGTTCTCCAGCATTTGGCAAACCTGCTCCAGGTAGCAGAGCCCAGGACTCAGGCCCGTCATGTCCTCCTCACCGAGCTCCTGCACAGAGCATTGAGAGAGAAAGTGTtatgatatatagtatattGATTTGTGGTTATGAGTAGACAAATGTTTATGACCTAGGTTTTCCTATGGCGCCACCATGAGGTTTACATATGTGGTTCGGGTGAAACAACCATTTGacaaatttcacacatttatGATAACTTTTGTGTTTCCTTCATGTCTCATACAGAACCATCACCAGGTCAAATCTAAGTTTTGTCCAATACTTGGTGTTTATACAACATCAGCCTCTGTGGTAACCCGAGTAAACTGAGATGTTTACCAAGACAAACATCATACCTGCAAAACATCAACAGTGTGTACATGTTAGCATGTTGATTTAGCATTTAGATCAGAGCACTCACATGTCCAGGCATCaactatatacagtataaataaagatggacgacacaacaGCTCagccagaagtgaagccaaatcatcttggtCGCCTCAgaaaccctgtctcctccatgtgagtggacgggacatggaccaaactaaaaagacaaAGTTCGCTTgactttttcttcattttcttttcaaagatggttttacagctttttatcatttaaataaaGTGAATATAATATTTTAGGCTTTGTTTAACTTTTTGAATTCATTCTCTCGTTTACCTTTAAATGAACTTTGTAAACAACAAAGGATAATCTCAACCTGTTCCGTCAGAATGTCCAGATGTGTCACATTTTCGATTAATGCTTGCATGCATAAGGTGACAATGGAAgtgtaattaaatataattatatgttAATCAggaatatataattatatacatTTAATTGAGTAATTACAGCTGGTTGGTACAGTTTCTATTTTTCCTCAAACCCTGATCCTCATACAaggaaataaacacaaccaTTTTTTTAACAATGAGACTCAGTGACTAATATGAAGAGGAGCCAAGATGTCAACCATTGTAAATCAAAATCCAGTCTTGAGTCCAACTTTTTTCCCCGGTGCCTTGTTAACAACATGTCAACCTTATTTCAAAGGAACTTCCCAGACTGCTCCACGTCCCCCACTTCCATTCCTCTCATGCCTGTGGGCGTACACCCAGCTGGGCAGACTGGTTTAAGGTCCCTCACACCACAGATGGACTCATGTCAAGTTGCGTGCATTAAAGTAATCCTGCTAAAGTAATGACACACCCGTCTTTCAACTCGTGTGTTGAAACCCTCTAACTGTAGGTGAGAAATAGAAGCTTTGTTAAACTTGTTTGACTTTCTTTCATGCTTTCCTTTAACATTTATAAGCCAGTGCTGCTGGGCAGGACCGAACATGTTTGGGTGAAACTGGTGTAAGTGTGAAAATAGGAGAGCAAATGAGAACAACCCTTTTCATTGACGGGAATAAGACGCTGCGTAGATTTGTCTCCGGCTTTTCCAAGAATGACAACACAGTTTGGTGTGTGACAGCTCACCTCTGGTTTCGGCTTGTCCCACATCAAAGACATCGGCCGTCTGCAGGTCTCTGACATCGGTCGGAGGGACGCTGACTGGTTGAGTGTCCTCCCTGGCCCAAAGctatctgacctttgacctctcacgAATCCTGTTGAGTGCCGTTTGTCCAGGGAAGATGCTCGAGGCTGTCTCCTGAGCACCGCCTCCACCATGAGGAGCTCTGAGTTGTCCTTCTGATTTTTGGAGTCAGTCCTCTGCAGCGCTTGCTCCACTCTCGAATGCAAGGCACTGGAGCCGTCCGGAGATTTGCTGGGACAGAGGCTCAGGgacgaagaggagaaggaggaggttaCAGGACAGGACACTACAGGAGACAGTGAAGTGGAGGCCAGAGTGAGTCCCATCCTTTCTGGCATGAAGGCATCTATCTCTGCATTATCTGCTGAGGTGGTGGAGGGCGAAGCAGGAAAGGATGTGTCCGTGCTGGCCGTCTCCACTCCAGAGTCCACCGATTCTGAGCGGAAGTTTGGTCCAGTGTCAGAGGACGGTGTAGGAGATTCTGGGTACGTGCCTCCTTCATTCACCCAGGCCTCCATGAGGTTTCCAAAGCTCCTGTAGAGATTCATCCCTTAAGGTTTCTGTCCCTCACACCTGAGCAGGAACAGGAAAGAGACGCACTCACCCACGCCGTAATTAGCTGAAGTGAGGTGGTGATGTAGCATTCAAGACATTCCCAGAGATCCACCTCCTTTGCTACACCACGCCCCTGCCCATCATCCGTCCTGTCACAGAGCCATGCTGCATGTTCacacctgctgcttcctgtcactGAATATGGGAGAGGTGCTGTGACTCACCTTCACCAGTGTTTGACATGATTTATATGTCTGAGCATCTGTAAGAAACcccagaaaaacaacaagagcAAGTCAGGACCTGGCTGCACGGATTTAACCTGTGTACACCCTGACAGTCCTGCAGCAAAGGCAGTAATTACAGAGGAATGCCGGTAAATATTAAAGACACAACAACAAGTCTGTGGGCTGTTTTTAAATATCCCCAACGAGACGACACGGAAACAAACACATCTTATGAGCCACACGTCCTAGTGTGACAACAGACGTTCAAATTCCTTTGTGGACATACAGTACaatggtatgtgtgtgaaaGGAGTGTGTAACAATGAGCTGGAACAGATAACACGTCTGTTTCGTCATTACTGCAAACTGAGATTTACCTGAGActgcaggaatgtgtgtgtgttggatgtcTCAACCGTTGATATGATCTACATTCCCCAGGCGaatagagagagagcagcttagctgaaaaaaaaaaacaaacccatTCACATcctggaaacacaaaacaaaagcaggTTTATACTGAGTCACCGCAACTGTCTGGTGAGATTTATATCCACTGATGTGGTAATGATTGTTGACAGAGTTATTCCCTCATCAAATCATATGGGACTTAAAAATAGGGAACACTCCTTTTTCCTGTTAATGAATCTGTGATCACAACAAAGTCTGCACATCATATCTGGTTGTATGGACATTCTATAATATGGAGGATAAGATAGCTTCTATGGTCTGTCATTGTACAATTATCCATTTATTTGTTTCCCTATCTTTATTTTTCCCAGCGTTACAAGATGGATCAATGTGTTGACTTTCTTGATACATTACACACATGCCTTGGTATTTTGTGTGGACTTTAGAGTTTCATTGtacttttcaaataaatatattgatacatggataaataaataacacatggTTGCTATTTTACagactaataaataaaaaataaagtacttttgaaattacatatattttaaattgtgcAACTCTGTTGCTATGGTAAAAATTTTTTGCAGAAAATactactaatatatatatatatatatatatatatatattctatcaGTGAGAGCTGAAGAACGTCTCTAGGGGCCATTGTTGaacatctatcaatctatctatcttttcaatttaactttttaatataACAAATACATATACAATATCTATAAGGCAACTTGTTGGCTGAAGTAAATGATTGTTATAGTCAGTCAGTGGGTTACTGTAACTGAACTGCGTTCAGAGCACAGACCAGCTGAGAGC
Proteins encoded in this window:
- the rnf208 gene encoding RING finger protein 208, with amino-acid sequence MSCLRRQTVTIPMDTVKIIQSEKFPRECPVPVTQPRYAPPPRVAWDGGGEGQIIVNQACSDLTLDIAVSPRPMVSTPAPVTRREQSFLAQRKTSANEICYHQFQYKMEDVIVNQYVLRSSSTSSSTSSSSTCSGPVMPCEPLDCPTCGHTYNFTGKRPRILSCLHSVCEECLQILYESCPKYKFISCPTCRRETVLFTDYGLAALAINTSILSRLPSDPNGPVQWGGEADRSCYQTVRQYCQSACTCQIANPLASCGIM
- the si:dkey-106l3.7 gene encoding uncharacterized protein si:dkey-106l3.7, whose amino-acid sequence is MNLYRSFGNLMEAWVNEGGTYPESPTPSSDTGPNFRSESVDSGVETASTDTSFPASPSTTSADNAEIDAFMPERMGLTLASTSLSPVVSCPVTSSFSSSSLSLCPSKSPDGSSALHSRVEQALQRTDSKNQKDNSELLMVEAVLRRQPRASSLDKRHSTGFVRGQRSDSFGPGRTLNQSASLRPMSETCRRPMSLMWDKPKPEELGEEDMTGLSPGLCYLEQVCQMLENIARQKIQNRALRMEMDALRELKDVQAPDSCQPDCEAAEEDGHAENEEPSSSEAQQVKRNSYGHFRQRSASDTMLTTLHLRQIKSDCRGQHLSTDVLQERIEEEHPQEGSTEEESNRTNKNWRTKFSSFRREEPFLREMKGQQMQSSEKNSTRRRLSMLFRRRRKPSPVFNETQSQP